Proteins from a single region of Calypte anna isolate BGI_N300 chromosome 26, bCalAnn1_v1.p, whole genome shotgun sequence:
- the SPDEF gene encoding LOW QUALITY PROTEIN: SAM pointed domain-containing Ets transcription factor (The sequence of the model RefSeq protein was modified relative to this genomic sequence to represent the inferred CDS: deleted 6 bases in 4 codons), with the protein MGSASPGLTALPPTRLARPDPALLIPPRDPDPRHWGCPDSPSPPTTPEQPLPTFCLHYFDMLYPEDITWASKSMGEPSQSGVQGGRGEVQKEPEQCPIIDSQGLGLGAEGDLGANLPLEEHSLEQVQALVVGEVLKDIETACKLLNITADPADWSPGNVQKWILWTEHSVPAAPRIGKSFQELSGKDLCAMSRRQFCQRSPACGDILHAHLDIWKSAAWMKEKAAPGDVRYCGGDSSWADSEVDSSCAGQPIHLWQFLKELLLKPHNYGRFIRWLNKEKGIFKIEDSAQVARLWGIRKNRPAMNYDKLSRSIRQYYKKGIIRKPDISQRLVYQFVHPV; encoded by the exons ATGGGCAGTGCCAGCCCCGGGCTGACTGCTCTGCCCCCCACCCGCCTGGCCCGGCCGGACCCTGCCCTGCTGATCCCCCCAAGGGACCCCGACCCCCGGCATTGGGGTTGCCCggacagccccagcccccccacGACCCCCgagcagcccctgcccaccTTCTGCCTGCACTACTTCGACATGCTCTACCCGGAGGACATCACCTGGGCCAGCAAGAGCATGGGGGAACCATCCCAAAGCGGGGTGCAGGGGGGGCGAGGGGAGGTGCAGAAGGAGCCGGAGCAATGTCCCATCATCGACAGCCAAGgtttggggctgggggctgagggggacCTGGGGGCCAACCTGCCCCTGGAGGAGCATTcgctggagcaggtgcag gCATTGGTGGTGGGGGAAGTGCTGAAGGACATCGAGACAGCCTGCAAGCTCCTCAACATCACTGCCG ACCCTGCGGACTGGAGCCCTGGAAATGTCCAGAAGTGGATCCTGTGG ACCGAGCACTCAGTACCGGCTGCCCCCAGAATTGGGAAGTCCTTCCAGGAACTGTCAGGAAAGGACCTGTGTGCCATG AGCAGGAGGCAGTTCTGCCAGCGCTCCCCTGCCTGCGGTGACATCCTGCACGCACACCTCGACATCTGGAAGTCTG ctgcctggatgaaggaaaaagctgCCCCGGGAGATGTGAGATACTGTG gaggtgacagcagctggGCTGACAGTGAGGTGGACTCATCCTGTGCTGGGCAACCCATCCACCTCTGGCAGTTCCTCAAAGAATTGCTGCTGAAACCCCACAACTACGGACGCTTCATCCGCTGGCTCAACAAGGAGaaag GGATCTTTAAGATCGAGGACTCCGCGCAGGTTGCTCGGCTCTGGGGCATCCGGAAGAACCGCCCCGCCATGAACTACGACAAGCTGAGCCGCTCCATCCGGCAGTATTACAAG AAGGGAATCATCCGCAAACCCGACATCTCCCAGCGCCTCGTCTACCAGTTCGTCCACCCGGTCTGA